CGGCAATCCAGTTTGCGGGGATTTGATGACCATTTACATTAAAGTGAAGGACAACAGAATTGAGGATATCAAGTTCCAGACCTTTGGCTGCGCTGCTGCCATTGCAACCAGCAGCATGGCCACTGAGATGGCGAAGGGGAAAACTATAGAGGAAGCTCTGAAAATTACAAGAGATGCTGTTGCCGAAGCCCTTGGCGGTTTGCCGAAGCAGAAAATGCACTGCTCCAACTTGGCCGCAGATGCGCTGAGGAGGGCAATAGTTGACTACTTTAGAAAAAATGGAAAAATTGATAAGATAAAGGAGTTAGGTCTGGAAAAGGAACTTGAGAAGATGGAGAAGGGTGAGATGGACGACCACGGAGAGTATTGTGAGGCTTGAGCCATGAAACCGCACTGCGTGATGATGGTGAAATACGTACTCCCCGCCCTGAGGGCGAAGGTTGCGCTTGAGCTAATAGATAGAGGTTACAGGGTAAAGGATGTTGCAGATTTGCTCGGGTTGACACAGGCAGCAGTTTCGCAGTACCTCAAGAGCAAAAGGGGACAGAGGGGAATGGAGATTCTATCAAAGTCTGAGAAAGCACATGAGGTTGTTAAGGAGCTTGTGGAGAACCTCGCTTCTGGCAAAATAACCATCGAAGACGAGGTGGATTACCTCTGCAGAGTTTGCGAAATTCTAAGAGAAGAGGGGCTCATCGAGGAAGAGATGTATTCCGTTTGAGCTGGGCATCTTTAGCTCAAGATGTTCTGGCCTCACGGAGTATTGCTCCAGCCACTTCTTTCCATTTTTCTCTCAGCTGTACTGTCAGTCCTTTTTCACAAAGCTTGAACGTGTACAGGTCCTCAAAGATTTCAAGTTCCCTCTCGGGATGCTCAAGAATTTGCCAGTACATATCGAATGTCAGATACATTGACGTGACTTTGTACCTGCTCACGGCCTCCATGGCTGCTATAACGTCCCATCTCGAAAGCAAAGCAACAGTTGAGTCTGAAATTGTCGAAGACAGGACAGCATTGTCATGTCCCGCAACCCAGAATATTGGCATCACTCTTAGGTTGATCTCATCTTCTGTGAGTTTTGAAGCAAATTCCTTGAAATCAACCTTCTTACTCGGATATTCCTCCACCAGAAGGTGTGCTGAACTGTAGGTCCAACGCTTGCGGCTTTGTACAAAAACCACCATGCTTGTGCGGCACTGCCTTCGGACTCGAGTCGTCCCA
The nucleotide sequence above comes from Archaeoglobus fulgidus DSM 4304. Encoded proteins:
- the nifU gene encoding Fe-S cluster assembly scaffold protein NifU, which produces MYSDKVFDHFQNPRNVGKIEDADGVGTVGNPVCGDLMTIYIKVKDNRIEDIKFQTFGCAAAIATSSMATEMAKGKTIEEALKITRDAVAEALGGLPKQKMHCSNLAADALRRAIVDYFRKNGKIDKIKELGLEKELEKMEKGEMDDHGEYCEA
- a CDS encoding transcriptional regulator, yielding MKPHCVMMVKYVLPALRAKVALELIDRGYRVKDVADLLGLTQAAVSQYLKSKRGQRGMEILSKSEKAHEVVKELVENLASGKITIEDEVDYLCRVCEILREEGLIEEEMYSV
- a CDS encoding AMP-binding protein — protein: MDNCATIFFTSGTTRVRRQCRTSMVVFVQSRKRWTYSSAHLLVEEYPSKKVDFKEFASKLTEDEINLRVMPIFWVAGHDNAVLSSTISDSTVALLSRWDVIAAMEAVSRYKVTSMYLTFDMYWQILEHPERELEIFEDLYTFKLCEKGLTVQLREKWKEVAGAILREARTS